One region of Lytechinus pictus isolate F3 Inbred chromosome 8, Lp3.0, whole genome shotgun sequence genomic DNA includes:
- the LOC135154837 gene encoding uncharacterized protein LOC135154837, protein MENTQKILLSLCVGCLLFASFIWRVAGDVPDGFVRTDLHKSIKKGDDIVLNCEFYRSPVAVYWKKGDKPETADNLLIWVDRDGVGQISGPCTEDSRYGMASNYTLTIRDARIEDEGRYICRVSNYLGILIYNQTDVKIFAPPQEPFPTINQCTDTVSPGLNTTEPSCRVLTNTTIVLTCSVTNYYPQIDIFFLHGSQKMNAVAKEWGNDDGTKNKSISIEAQPSQTQYICVASNIPGTGEQQAATIFVESSTGMHSVTGTSRAFTTDITKEDKSGNHAAKIVVPLFVLILLGAIAVFLRLKRIACFRQNTFDGTTTTDRTIARNDGQESIPMIEQAHIDGDISFYELWSLAYDTPSSDMKKLHQALLNLGIKDATEEMRAPEVYNLLCKWKDEHRKNKHANKLQSALQNANFGTRWQNLRENRKRTDEKVSQATVEQIITDIVDPQKIQQLLFKLYAGQADLPNLHGGIKDPNEAMKLFMEWRCSRFSENPNAVLSLALGKSGCSEISKNFFAGMISFPELWTLSRSMTEHMVEANATLKNLSLGVGRSRTDEEIYVHLCDWKEKNTTVNQGKLLLDALTKANFKEAWKDIMELREKRTNDVADKTIEHILWQIKDPDKLRRFLQKLTGKVPSFGSSQIIQQNTIQEATQQVVEWKHQDLDENPYILLSHALEKTECKPTDRSFFKVPHHLVGDLIECEVEGFADRLTSRHVKSLLQCVDMDSKEDAIVTANNATLFNTDAMVNEWIRQATCSNYEKRLKLHEAVVSIGRQDIKDELWTDLNPGRDLGIQHGTRSSGLVKHVKGTKS, encoded by the exons ATGGAGAATACACAGAAAATATTACTCTCTTTGTGCGTGGGGTGTCTTCTATTTGCATCTTTCATATGGC gTGTTGCTGGAGATGTACCAGACGGTTTCGTTCGCACGGATCTCCACAAATCCATCAAAAAGGGGGACGATATTGTGCTTAACTGTGAGTTTTACCGATCGCCCGTGGCTGTCTACTGGAAGAAAGGAGATAAACCGGAAACTGCAGACAATCTTCTCATCTGGGTAGATAGGGACGGGGTAGGGCAAATCTCCGGACCATGCACCGAGGACAGTCGGTATGGCATGGCTTCCAATTACACTCTGACCATCAGAGATGCCCGGATAGAAGATGAAGGTCGATACATATGCCGGGTCTCGAACTATCTTGGTATCCTGATATACAACCAAACAGATGTGAAAATCTTTG cTCCCCCACAAGAACCATTTCCAACTATCAACCAGTGTACTGATACAGTATCACCTGGACTAAATACCACAGAGCCATCATGTCGTGTCTTGACTAATACAACCATCGTCTTAACTTGCTCAGTGACGAACTACTACCCTCAGATAGACATTTTCTTCTTGCACGGTTCTCAGAAGATGAATGCCGTTGCCAAGGAATGGGGTAATGATGACGGGACGAAAAATAAGTCTATTTCCATTGAAGCCCAGCCGAGTCAAACTCAATACATTTGTGTTGCTTCTAATATTCCTGGGACAGGAGAACAGCAAGCCGCAACGATCTTCGTGGAATCATCGACTGGAATGCACTCGGTTACAGGAACGAGTAGAGCATTCACAACTGATATTACGAAAGAAGACAAAAGTGGTAACCATGCAGCCAAAATTG TTGTTCCACTGTTCGTCCTTATTCTTCTTGGAGCGATTGCAGTGTTTCTTCGGTTGAAACGTATTGCGTGTTTTCGGCAGAACACTTTTGATGGCACTACAACAACGG aTCGTACTATCGCGAGAAATGATGGCCAGGAAAGTATCCCTATGATTGAACAAGCACATATTGATG GAGACATATCATTCTATGAGCTATGGTCACTCGCGTATGACACACCAAGCAGTGATATGAAGAAATTACATCAGGCCCTTCTTAATCTTGGTATTAAGGATGCAACAGAAGAGATGAGGGCACCTGAAGTATACAATCTTCTCTGCAAATGGAAAGATGAacatagaaaaaataaacatgccAACAAACTTCAATCAGCGTtgcaaaatgcaaattttgggACGCGATGGCAGAATCTACGTG AGAACCGAAAACGAACAGATGAAAAAGTTTCACAGGCAACAGTAGAACAGATAATAACAGACATTGTAGATCCCCAGAAAATTCAACAACTTCTTTTCAAGCTTTATGCTGGTCAAGCTGATCTACCCAATTTACATGGAGGAATAAAAGACCCAAATGAAGCTATGAAGCTATTCATGGAATGGCGGTGCAGCAGGTTCAGTGAAAATCCGAATGCTGTCCTAAGCCTTGCTTTAGGCAAGTCTGGATGCTCGGAAATCAGCAAAAACTTTTTCGCCG GAATGATATCGTTCCCTGAACTTTGGACATTAAGCCGCAGTATGACTGAACATATGGTTGAAGCAAATGCCACTCTGAAAAACTTATCCCTGGGAGTAGGACGAAGTAGGACAGACGAAGAGATATATGTTCATCTGTGtgattggaaagaaaaaaacacaaccGTTAACCAAGGAAAGCTATTACTTGATGCACTAACGAAGGCTAATTTCAAGGAAGCATGGAAAGATATAATGG AACTCAGAGAAAAGAGAACTAACGATGTCGCAGATAAAACAATCGAACATATCCTCTGGCAAATAAAAGATCCTGACAAACTTCGACGCTTCCTTCAGAAGTTAACAGGCAAGGTCCCATCTTTTGGTTCCTCACAAATAATTCAACAAAACACCATCCAGGAGGCAACGCAGCAGGTTGTAGAGTGGAAGCATCAAGatcttgatgaaaatccatatatCCTGCTAAGTCATGCTCTCGAGAAGACTGAATGTAAACCAACAGACAGATCATTTTTCAAAG TGCCACATCACCTCGTAGGGGACCTCATCGAATGTGAGGTTGAAGGCTTTGCTGACAGGCTGACAAGTAGGCACGTCAAATCATTGTTGCAGTGTGTAGATATGGACTCGAAAGAGGACGCAATAGTTACTGCAAATAATGCCACACTGTTCAACACGGATGCAATGGTGAATGAATGGATCAGACAGGCGACGTGTAGCAATTACGAAAAAAGGTTGAAACTTCATGAGGCAGTGGTCAGCATTGGTCGACAAGACATAAAAG ATGAGCTGTGGACAGACCTTAACCCTGGCAGAGACCTAGGAATTCAACATGGAACAAGATCATCTGGCCttgtaaaacatgtaaaaggtacaaaatcataa